From the Falsirhodobacter halotolerans genome, the window CGATGGTCGTGTTCGACGACGCCGATCTCGACCTGACGGCGGACTGTCTGGAACGGGGCATCCTGCCCAATGCGGGGCAGTTCTGCGTGGCCGGATCGCGGATCATCGTCCAGCGGGGCATCGCGGACGCGCTGGCCGAACGTCTGGCCGCGCGCTTTGCCGTTCACCGGCCCGCCGCGACCTGGGCCGACCAGCCGGGCTTCTGCCCGATCATCTCGGAAACGCAGCTGGCCCGCATCGACGGCATCGTGCAGGCCGCCGTCGCCGAAGGCGCCCGGCTTGTGACCGGGGGCGCGCGGTTCGATCATCCGGGCAGCTTCTATCGGCCCACGCTGATCCGCGACGTCACCGCGGCCAGCCCCGCCGTCACCCAGGAGATCTTCGGCCCCGTCGCCACCTTCCAGACCTTCGACACCGAGGACGAGGCGATGGAGCTGGCCGCGCATCCGACCTATGGCCTTTGCGCGGGGCTGTTCACCCGCGATCTGTCGCGGGCACTGCGTCTGACACGGCGGTTGCAGGCGGGCACGGTCTGGGTGAACCGGTATGGCCGGTCGCGCGATCACATCCTGCCGACGGGGGGCTGGAAGGCCTCGGGGCTTGGCAAGGACCTTGGACGCGAAGCATATACCGCGAACCGCCGCACGAAATCCGTGCTGATCGACATCTGACAAGAAAGTCCGCCATGACCACCCACCAGATCGCACTTATTCCCGGTGACGGCATCGGGGTCGACGTGACCCGCGCCACCGTCTCGGTCCTGAAGGCCGCCGCCGACCGCTTCGGCTTTGCGCTGCAGACGCAAGGTTTCGACTGGTCCTGCGACACCTATCTGCGGACCGGGGCGATGATGCCCGAGGATGGGATCGCGCAGTTGCGGGCGTTCGATGCCATCTTTCTGGGCGCGGTGGGGTGGCCCGCCACGGTTCCCGACAGCGTGTCGCTGCACGGGTTGCTGTTGCCGATCCGCAAGGCGTTCGACCAATACGCCAACATCCGTCCGCACCGGCTGCTGCCCGGCGTCGAAGGGCCGCTGAAGGCCACGGGCTTCGACATTCTGTGCATCCGCGAAAATACCGAAGGCGAATATTCCGGCGCGGGCGGCCGCGTCCATCAGGGCCGCGACAACGAGGTGGCGACCGAGACCGCCATCTTCACCCGCAAGGGCGTGGAACGGATCATCCGCTTCGGGTTCGATCAGGCGCGGGCCCGCCGCAAGCACCTGACCTCGGTCACAAAATCGAACGCGCAGAAATACTCGATGGTCTTCTGGGACGAGGTCACGCGCGAGGTGGCGGCCGATTATCCCGACGTGGCGGTCAGCCACATGCATATCGACGCCATGGCCGCCAAGATGGTGATGGCGCCGCAGGATCTGGACGTGATCGTCGCCTCGAACCTGTTCGGCGACATCCTGACCGATCTGGGCGCCGCGATCCAGGGGGGCCTCGGCTTTGCCGCATCGGCCAACATCTGCCCGGACCGCAGCGGCCCGTCCATGTTCGAACCGGTGCACGGATCGGCCCCCGACATCGCGGGGAAGGACATCGCCAACCCCATCGCCGCGATCTGGTCGGGCGCCATGATGCTGGACCATCTGGGCGAGAGCGAGGCCGCCGCCGCCATCCTGACCGCCATCGAGACCGCGACGGCGCAGGGCATCGGCACCCGCCCCGGTTCTCATGGCACGGGGCAGATCACCACCGCCATCCTGAACGCATTGCCATCCTGAACGCATTGAAAGGCCGACCCATGAACCTGACCGATCCACAGCTTTTTCGCCAGGCGGCCCTGATCGACGGGGAATGGATCGCGCGCGCCGATCTGGACGTGGTCGATCCCGCGACCGGAACGGCGATGGGCACGATGCCCGACTGCACCGCCGAGGAGACGACCCGCGCCATCGCCGCCGCCGAGGCCGCGATGGTGGGCTGGCGTGCCCGCACCCATGCCGAACGGGCCGATATCCTGATGCGCTGGTATCATCTGATCCTGGACCACACCGAGGATCTGGCGCTGATCCTGACCACCGAACAGGGCAAGCCGCTGTCGGAAGCGCGGGGCGAGGTCGCCTATGGCGCGTCCTTCGTGCGCTGGTTCGCAGAGGAGGCGCGGCGCATCAACGGCAAGATCATCCCCTCGCCCGCGCCGGGCAGGAAGATCCTTGTGATGAAGGAGCCGGTGGGCGTCTGCGCCATCATCACGCCGTGGAACTTCCCCATCGCGATGATCACGCGCAAGGTCGCGCCGGGGCTGGCGGCGGGCTGCACGATGGTCATCAAGCCGTCGGATTTCACGCCTTATTCCGCGCTGGCCCTTGCGATCCTAGGCGAACGGGCGGGCATTCCGGCGGGGGTGCTGAACGTGCTGACGGGCCGCCCCGAAGCGATCGGGGCCACGCTGACGGCCAGCCCGGTGGTGCGCAAGTTGTCCTTTACCGGATCGACCCGCGTGGGCGCCCTGCTTGCCGAACAATGCGCCCCCACGCTGAAGAAACTGTCGCTGGAACTGGGCGGCAACGCGCCCTTCATCGTCTTTGACGACGCCGATCTGGATGCGGCGGTCGAAGGGGCGATGCAGTCCAAGTTCCGCAATGGCGGGCAGACCTGCGTCTGCGCCAACCGCATCCTTGTGCAGGCGGGCATTCACGACGCCTTCGTGGCGGCGCTGGCAGCCCGTGTCGACGCGCTGCAGGTCGGGCCGGGGACCGAGGACGGGACCCAGATCGGCCCGATGATCAACAGCGCGGCGATCGCCAAGATCCGCGCCCATGTGGCCGACGCCACGGCCAAGGGCGCGCGGGCGGCGACGAAGGCGCGCGATCTGCCCGCCGGTTACGCCGATCCCGTCGTTCTGGAAGGGGCCCGC encodes:
- a CDS encoding NAD-dependent succinate-semialdehyde dehydrogenase: MNLTDPQLFRQAALIDGEWIARADLDVVDPATGTAMGTMPDCTAEETTRAIAAAEAAMVGWRARTHAERADILMRWYHLILDHTEDLALILTTEQGKPLSEARGEVAYGASFVRWFAEEARRINGKIIPSPAPGRKILVMKEPVGVCAIITPWNFPIAMITRKVAPGLAAGCTMVIKPSDFTPYSALALAILGERAGIPAGVLNVLTGRPEAIGATLTASPVVRKLSFTGSTRVGALLAEQCAPTLKKLSLELGGNAPFIVFDDADLDAAVEGAMQSKFRNGGQTCVCANRILVQAGIHDAFVAALAARVDALQVGPGTEDGTQIGPMINSAAIAKIRAHVADATAKGARAATKARDLPAGYADPVVLEGARTDMLLASEETFGPVAPIFRFQTEEEAVAIANATPFGLAAYFFTRDLGRAFRVGEALEVGMVGLNTGTISNEVAPFGGVKASGLGREGAQEGIEEYLETKAFHMGGL
- a CDS encoding tartrate dehydrogenase, with protein sequence MTTHQIALIPGDGIGVDVTRATVSVLKAAADRFGFALQTQGFDWSCDTYLRTGAMMPEDGIAQLRAFDAIFLGAVGWPATVPDSVSLHGLLLPIRKAFDQYANIRPHRLLPGVEGPLKATGFDILCIRENTEGEYSGAGGRVHQGRDNEVATETAIFTRKGVERIIRFGFDQARARRKHLTSVTKSNAQKYSMVFWDEVTREVAADYPDVAVSHMHIDAMAAKMVMAPQDLDVIVASNLFGDILTDLGAAIQGGLGFAASANICPDRSGPSMFEPVHGSAPDIAGKDIANPIAAIWSGAMMLDHLGESEAAAAILTAIETATAQGIGTRPGSHGTGQITTAILNALPS